Proteins co-encoded in one Ziziphus jujuba cultivar Dongzao chromosome 9, ASM3175591v1 genomic window:
- the LOC107427617 gene encoding phosphatidylinositol N-acetylglucosaminyltransferase subunit P isoform X1, giving the protein MEDSYSVSSPRRTLSVSKKGGATLSFQEPDDKAFGFGSSGEYGPKSSEVYGFVGSITTIVATAAVFLVWAYVPESWLHSIGISYYPSRYWALAVPTYTIMAIVLALGFYIGLNFMSTPPPTSLNTMFDEFSREPLAFMLSPGGEDQPIEPISDIGIHKINHFMFNDEMKKKKKAKK; this is encoded by the exons ATGGAAGATTCTTATTCTGTTAGCAGCCCCAGAAGAACTCTTAGTGTATCGAAGAAGGGGGGAGCAACGTTGTCCTTTCAAGAGCCAGATGACAAGGCATTTGGATTTGGGTCGTCTGGAGAATATGGTCCCAAATCTTCAGAAGTTTATGGATTTGTAGGGTCTATCACAACTATTGTCGCTACAG CAGCTGTATTTTTGGTATGGGCATACGTTCCAGAGTCTTGGCTACATTCTATTGGGATCTCTTACTATCCTAGCAG GTATTGGGCACTGGCAGTGCCAACCTACACTATTATGGCAATTGTATTAGCATTGGGATTTTACATTGGCCTCAACTTTATGTCCACTCCTCCTCCTACTTCTTTAAATACAATGTTCG ATGAATTCAGTAGAGAACCCTTGGCTTTTATGCTTTCGCCGGGAGGAGAAGATCAGCCAATCGAACCCATATCTGATATTGGCATCCACAAAATCAATCATTTCATGTTTAATGATG aaatgaaaaagaaaaagaaagcaaaaaaataa
- the LOC107427617 gene encoding phosphatidylinositol N-acetylglucosaminyltransferase subunit P isoform X2 encodes MEDSYSVSSPRRTLSVSKKGGATLSFQEPDDKAFGFGSSGEYGPKSSEVYGFVGSITTIVATAVFLVWAYVPESWLHSIGISYYPSRYWALAVPTYTIMAIVLALGFYIGLNFMSTPPPTSLNTMFDEFSREPLAFMLSPGGEDQPIEPISDIGIHKINHFMFNDEMKKKKKAKK; translated from the exons ATGGAAGATTCTTATTCTGTTAGCAGCCCCAGAAGAACTCTTAGTGTATCGAAGAAGGGGGGAGCAACGTTGTCCTTTCAAGAGCCAGATGACAAGGCATTTGGATTTGGGTCGTCTGGAGAATATGGTCCCAAATCTTCAGAAGTTTATGGATTTGTAGGGTCTATCACAACTATTGTCGCTACAG CTGTATTTTTGGTATGGGCATACGTTCCAGAGTCTTGGCTACATTCTATTGGGATCTCTTACTATCCTAGCAG GTATTGGGCACTGGCAGTGCCAACCTACACTATTATGGCAATTGTATTAGCATTGGGATTTTACATTGGCCTCAACTTTATGTCCACTCCTCCTCCTACTTCTTTAAATACAATGTTCG ATGAATTCAGTAGAGAACCCTTGGCTTTTATGCTTTCGCCGGGAGGAGAAGATCAGCCAATCGAACCCATATCTGATATTGGCATCCACAAAATCAATCATTTCATGTTTAATGATG aaatgaaaaagaaaaagaaagcaaaaaaataa